The Moorena producens PAL-8-15-08-1 genomic interval TTACAGTTGATAGGTTACAGTTATAGAGTTCCCGGACAATCTGGTCTGATTAACAGCAGAAGGTCTAATATCCTCAGAACTTACTTAGGATTGCTAAAATCACATGGAAAATGAACAATTACAGACAAATACAACACCCTTTTTCCATGTGTCGGTATTGAGTCAGGAATTAATTGAGGGACTAGCGATCTGTCCGGGTGGTCATTACTTAGATGCCACTGTGGGTGGTGGTGGACACACTGAGTTAATTTTAGCAGCAGCACCGGATGTGGAGGTTACAGCTATTGACCGGGATGCTAATGCGATCGCAGCAGCCAAGACCAGGTTAGCCAGTTATGGCGGACGAGTTCACTTCTGGCATGGAAATTTTGCGGAGTATCAGTCTAATGATAGGGTATTTGATGGTATTATTGCTGATTTAGGCGTCAGTTCAGCTCAGCTAGATTTACCAGAGCGAGGCTTTAGTTTTCGCCATGCTGCTCAGTTAGATATGCGGATGGACCAGAGCCAGTCTCTGACGGCAAAGGATATTATTAATAATTGGGGTGAGGTACGGCTAGCGGATGTTTTTTATAAGTATGGGGAAGAACGGTTATCCCGGCGGATGGCACGCCGGATTGTGGAGAAGCGTCCGTTTCAGACAACCACTGAATTAGCCAATGCGATCGCATCTTGTGTTCCCCCTAAATACCGCTATGGCAGAATTCACCCAGCGACTCGGGTGTTTCAAGCCCTACGGATTGTCGTCAACCAGGAACTTGAGAGCCTCGAAACCTTCCTCGACATTGTCCCCCATTGGCTGAAACCAGGAGGAAGACTTGGAATTATCAGTTTTCACAGCTTGGAAGACCGGATTGTTAAGCACAAATTCCGGGAGTTGTCAACGAATTGCTCACTATTGCGAGTGCTAACCAAAAAGCCAACTGTAGCACAAGCTGAAGAAATCCAGCATAATCCTCGTGCTCGCTCCGCTAAACTCAGATTCGCAGAGCGACTAGAGCTGAGCATTCAAGACTAACAAGTCTAAGCTCTGGATTTAGTTCTCGAAACAAAACGAATCGGCATGCGATCGCGGGGAAATACTGTTAAATACTGATTAACATCTTCTAGAGAATCTCGGCCATTTACGAGTTCCCAGTTGAAATGACGGAGGAGTAAAGACAACATCACCGTTGCTTCTAAAAGTGCTAGAGGTGCGCCTACACAAAAATGAGATCCTCGGGAAAATCCAAACAGGAGGGGGAGTGGCTGTTGGTCAGTTTCCGTTTGCAGCCATCGTTCTGGACGAAATTCTTCCGGTTTTGGAAACATCTCAGGATCCTGTCCCGCAGCCCAGAAAAAAGGTTCGACGCCTACATTTTTTGGCATCTTGACCCCATCCAATTCTGTCTCTTGGGTCGTGACTAGGGGGATTCCGGTGGCCACTGGATGGAGTCGTAATGTTTCCTTGACCACAGCTTCTATATAGTCGAAATGTTTCAAAGTAGAAAGATTTAGCTCCCCTTCCTTCTCCCAGGCTTGATCCACAGCCTGTTGTGCGGCCTGAAAGACTTGAGGATTAAGCCCCAACTCCCCGACTGCAAAGGACATGGTATGAGCCGTAGTGTCATGACCTGCAAAGATAAAGGCTCGGGTCTCTGCCATCAGGGAGTCTTGGTCATGCTGGGGGTTTTTAGCAAATTGAACCAACATCGAATCCTGAAATGACGAACTGACTGATGGGGATTCGGCCTCAGAAGCCCTGGCCACTTGCAACGCCATCGCGACCCGAGGCTTTAAATTCTGTTGTAAATAATCTTGAGCCTGTCGGTATTCTCGGCCTTCTGATGTAGGGAGAAACTTAAACCATCGACTGCGACCTGCGGTCTGCAAAAGTACATGTTTTTCGAGGAGTGCAAGAGCTGCATACAGGCGCTTGGCATCGAAGGGGGGTTCCCCTGCAAAGTTTGAGGTTTTATCAAAGGTAACACCTAGGAAAAAGTAGGCAATGATATTCATGGTCAAGTCCACAAATAAGGGATCAACTTGAACCTCTTTGCCTGTTTGAGCCGAGCTTTGAAGTTGTGTGATGACTTGCTGACAACCCTGACGGATGAGATCGAACTTTTGAGTGAATCGACTGGCTCGGAAAGCTGGTGCTGCGGTTTGGCGACGCCACTTCCAAGCTTCACCAACCTGGTTTCCGATATGTACGCCAAACACATCTTTGTAGGCGTGATAAAAGGATGGACTGCGGGTAAATATCCCCTGGGCTTGCCCCTCTGTCAAAATGCTTTCAATCAGTTGGGGCTTTGCCACCATCACCATGGGTCTGGTGAAGATCCGTAGCGAAATCATGGAGCCGTATTGCTGCATCCATCGAAAGATTGTCAGAGAATAGGTTCCTTGTTTTGCAGCGGCAAGAAGTTCCATGGCGTTACCTGTGAGCCATTTCCCCTTGGGTGATGGCAGAGCATATATCGAGCTCAAAGCTAGCTGGCGTTGTTGCCAACGCCACAGGAGAAGGCTGATCCCTGTTCCTACAAGAAAAGCTAAAATTGTCCATGAATGCTCGAACATGCTCAAGGTTCTCCTGACTTTTACACTGCTAGGTAAATTCTACTACCGACCAAAGTCCCTCATATTCAGACAACCACTGAGTTAGGGAATGCGATTGGCCTTGGCCTTTGGGCCACGCGGGGCGCGTTTGGCCACGCTACGCGATTGGCCTTTGGCCACGCTACGCGAACGCATCTTGTGTTCCCCCTAAATTTGGAAGACCGGATTGTCAAGCACCAATTCCGGGATTTGTCAAATAATTGCTCACTATTGCGAGTGCTAACTAAAAAACAAACTGTAGCACAAGCTGACGAAATCCAGCATAACCCTCGTGCTCGTTCCGCTAAACTCAGATTCGCCCAGCGACTAGACCTGAGCACTCAACACTGACCCACTCAGCCCTCTAGTCTCGGGATGGGGCTGGTGCTAACAATCCAGCCAAGGAACCCAAAGAACCGGTGCCAATCCCCACCAGGATATCAGGAACATCCTTACCCGCCACAGCTAGTCCGATGGCACCTGTAACAGTTACCAGCATGGTACCGCCCAAGGCACTGACCACAATCCGGTAAATCCAACGGTCTGTTTCTAGAGGTGGACCAAGCCTACGGATAGTTTCCACTGGGTCTCTCTTGATTTCTTCTGCAAGTTCTGGATCTTTAGATACCCGTTCTACTAGTTCATTCATGGATTTAACTGGTTTCATGATAGTGAATTTTTTGTGAATCTAAAACTTAATACAGCTCTATTGCTCTCAATTCCTGATGTTTAGGGATTAGACTTCGCAGCAGTTGTGGGGAATTGGGAATCGGGAATCGGGGATAAGAATTGAGGCAAACAGTATGATAAAAGCGATGGACCGACCTAGGGTTGTCATCCGATTACACCATCTTTGAACTCTCTCCAGTTAAACTACTACTGATACTAAAGATCTGCCACGAGTACAAAAAAACTTAATAACGGACGTGATAACAATCAATTTCAGTACTGAAAGCGTCAAATCTTATCACTACTCCCTACTCCCTACTCCCGTCTTGATGCAGTCGCTCATGGGGGAAACCACGGCAGTCGCTCATGGGGGGGACCCCCAAGACCGCGCTGCCTTCCCAAGACCGCGCTGCATCGCTACTCCCTATTCCCTACTCCCTATTCCCTATTCCCTATTCCCTTCCCTCTATGACTGATTTACTGGAAAACCTCTACAATGCCTTTGACCCCTCCCAACCGTTACCGGCAGGGGACCCGGTTTATGTCGATTGTCGGGAAGTGCGGGGGGATGGAGAGATCCAGGTGGATTTAGGGAAAGAGATGTTGCTTTCTAAGCGAGAGACCTATCATTTATATGGAGGTCATCGGGGGGCAGGAAAATCTACAGAATTGTTCCGATTGAAGCAATATTTAGAACAAAATAACTTCTATGTGGTGTATTTTGCCGCAGATGAAGAAGATGTGGACTCCGAAGATACTCAATATACCGATATTCTGCTGGCCTGTACTCGCCATTTGCTCGAAGACCTCAAGGATAGTGCTAATCCCAGGCCGTTGTTGAACTGGCTCGAAAGCCGCTGGCAAGAGTTGAAAGATTTGGCCCTGACTGAATTAGCATTTGATGGACTAAGTGCAGAAGCAAAAATTTCTCAGTATGGCAAGCTAACTGCTAATTTAAGAGCTGTACCAACCTTGCGTCAACAGATTCGACAGAAAATTAATCCCCACACCGTTACTCTCCTAAAGGCGTTGAATCAGTTTATTACAGAAGCCAAACAGAACTTACCAGCTGGATGTACTAAATTAGCAGTAATTGCGGATAATTTAGACCGGATTGTTCCAGTTATCCAAGAGAGTAACCAAACTAATCATGAAGAAATTTTTTTAGACCGTAGTGAACAATTAAAAGGATTAAAGTGCCATATTGTCTACACAGTTCCGATTTCAATGCTGTACTCCAAGCGAGCCAATGATTTGCGAGAAACCTATGGTTATCCCCAGGTTTTACCGATGATTATGGTACGCACTAAAGAAGGTAGCCTTTATGAGCCTGGATTCAATAAAATTAAAGAAGTGATTAGCAAGCGAGTCGGCCAATTTGCTCCCAATCGCTCCCTAGAAACCGATATATTTGAAAGTCCAGAAGCCTTAGAGCGCTTGTGTCTTATGAGTGGAGGTCATGTGCGGAATTTGCTATTATTAATCCAAACCGCCATTGCTCGCACCGAAACCTTACCGATTTCCCTCAGAGCAGTGCAACGAGCCATTACTGATGCACGAGATACCTATCGCCGAACGGTTCAGGATGGACAGTGGTCGATTTTAGCCGATGTTTACCGCTCCAAGCAGATACACAATAATGACCAGTATCGTCAGTTATTATTCAATCGCTGTTTGTTAGAGTATCAATACTTCGATGAGGAAGGAGAAAGACAGTGTTGGTACGATATTCATCCCCTGATTAAAGGGATTCGGGAATTTAAAGAGGCTTGTGCTCAACTAGACTCACAGCCGTAAGGTAGTTGCGTAGGGTGTCTTACCGGGCGGGCTGTTTCAACCAGGAACGAAGAGGCGGAAAATCAGGGCTAGCCCAAAAATGGTGCGTTACGGGGCGGACTATCCCAACCCTGGCGCTTGAGCGAAAAATAAGGGCAAGTCAGCCCCTAACGCACCCTACGCACTCCCTGCTCCCTACTCCCTACTCCCTACTCCCTGCTCCCTTACAACCAATGGTAAACTTTACTGATGCGGACGAGGATTTACCTCCAGCGAGTCCAGAAGAACAATACCAAGACTTACTCCGTGCCGTCCGACGCCGTAGAGGGTTTGGATTATTATTTGTCCGTTGTTCTCCCGCAGAAGCAGAGAAGTTGGTTAAGCAGGTTAAGCAGGATTTGCCTCAGAAAACAATAGAGGTGTTGCGCTTCGAGGAACCCATTGATAATTTATACAGCATTGTTCAGGATCGCCCCGACTTTCAACACATCAAGGTTTTATTTATCCAAGGTCTAGAATACTCGTTTTATAAGTATGAAGAGACGAAATGTCAGCAGGGATGGGATAGCAAAGCAATTTATTCCTATAGTTGGAAAGGGGTTCCTCATATTTTAAATCATCTCAACCAACACAGAGAACGATTTCGAGAGGATTTTCAGATTTGTTTTGTGTTTCTCTTACGGTCATTTTCCCTGAATTATTTTATCCACCGCGCTCCTGACTTTTTTGACTGGCGTTCTGGTCTGTTTGACTTTCCTAGCAAATCAGAGGAGTGTCAACAAGAAGACTTTCAGAATCAGTCTTTGAATCCTGAAGAACGAAGTAAACAAATTATCGCGATTAAAGAATGCCTGGAAGCAGAGCATCACACTCCTGAAGAGCAAGCCGATTTACTAGTTGAACTAGGAATGCTACTCGTTGCTGCCCAAGAGTATGAAGACGCGATCGCTAACTTCGACCAAGCTTTGGAAATTAAACCGGATGATCACCAAGTTTGGTACAGTCGGGGGGTTGCCCTATCAATATTAGGACGTTTGGAAGCAGGGATTGATTCCTTTGACCAAGCTGTCAAAATTAAACCGGATTACCACGAAGCTTGTTACAAGCAGGGGAATGCTTTATCAGATTTAGGACGAAATGAAGCAGCGATTAAATCCTATGAAAAAGCTGTGAGAATTAAACCCGACCTAAACCAAGCTTGGTACAAGCGGGGGAATGCCCTTTTGGATTTAGGAAAAAACGAAGCAGCGATTAAATCCTATCACCAAGCTTTGAAATTTAAATCTGATTTCCACCAAGCTTGGTACAACCGGGGGATTGCTCTATCCGAATTAGGAAATTTGGAAGCAGGGATTGAATCGTTTGACCAAGCTTTGAAATTTAAACTGGATTTCCACCAAGCTTGGAATAGCCGGGGTGTTGCCCTATCCGAATTAGGAAATTTGGAAGCAGGGATTGAATCGTTTGAGCAAGCTTTGAAATTTAAACCCGATGACCACGAAGCTTGGTACAACCGGGGGAATACCCTATCGGATTTAGGACGAAATGAAGAAGCCATCGATTCCTATGACCAAGCTTTGAAAATTAAACCGGATTACCACCTAGCTTGGAACAACCGGGGGATTGCCTTATCCGATTTAGGACGAAATGAAGAAGCCATCGATTCCTATAACCAAGCGTTTAAATTTAAACCCGACCTCCACCAAGCTTGGTACAACCGGGGGCTTGCCTTACGAAAATTAGGACGAAACAAAGCAGCGATTGAATCCTTTGACCAAGCTTTGAAAATTAAACCCGATCACCACCAAGCTTTGAATAACCGGGGGCTTGCTGTATGGCAATTACTACGAAATGAAGAAGCTATCGATTCCTATGACCAAGCTGTTAAAATCAAACCCGATGACCACCAAGCTTGGTACAAGTGGGGCAATTACCTATCGGATTTAGGAGATTTTGAAGCAGCGCTTTATTCCTATGACCAAACTTTGAAAATTAAACCGGATGACCACGAAGCTTTGTACAACCGGGGGATTGTCTTATCGGATTTAGGACGAAATCAAGAAGCCATCGATTCGTTTGACCAAGCTTTGAAAATTAAACCGGATGACTACGAAGCTTTGTACAACCGGGGGGTTGCCCTATGGAAATTAGGAAGAAATAGAGCAGCGATCGATTCTTATGACCAAGCTTTGAAAATTAGACGCGATCTCCACCAAGCTTGGTACAACAAAGCCTGCTGTTATGCCTTACAAGGACATATAGACTTAGCCCTAGATAACTTACAACAGGCAATTGATCTCAATCCTGAAGACAGTCGAGAGATGGCAAAAACTGACTCAGATTTTGAAACCATTCGCTTACACCAGCGGTTTCAGGAGTTGATTAATATCAAGTCTGGGATTTTAGGGAATAGGGAGTCGGTAGTCGGGAATCGGGAATAGGGAATAGGAAAAAATTATGTGTACCTCATTACTATGATAAACGCTATAGCAATGGGTGTAATGGTGTTGACAACTTCAAGGAACCAAGAATTGCTAATACCAATTTCAAAGTATATTGTTGATCATCTCACTCCCCATCTCCCCATCTCCCCATCTCCCCATCTCCCCATCTCCCCATCTCCCCATCTCCCCATCTCCCCACACCCGACGCTATCGCTTATTCCAGTTGCCGTTCCGAGGGTGTTATGGTGTCCGTCAACCCTTCAAAGGTACCAGAATTGACGATAAAATACAACAATCCAGCAAACACTAGAAGAGCTAGAAGCATGGAACAACCGCGCATATCCTTCTCCTCCTTTAATTTATGAGCACTATCAGCATTATTCCACAAGGTTGTTACTTTAGCGGACAGGCAATTACCGTCAAAGCAACAACCCTGCGGGGTTAAAAGCAACGGAGTTAAATAGGTTTAAACCTAATATTTTCCGCTACTGAATTAATTGTAATTAATTATGGTCATCAAATACCATTTTTGTATCAATTTTTCATTAACTGTGTAACGAAGTGTGAAAACCTATCGTCAGCTATCAGCTATCAGCTATCAGCGTCGAAGTCTGTGCCAAGCTGTTCGGTGTAGCGTGGGCGTAGCCCATATGCTTACATCTCAGTTCCCTGGCCTTTTGGCCTTTTGGCCACGCTACGCGAACGGCCACGCTACTTGAGGTGCCCAAGGGAGGAATTGATAGTATTTGGCTTTGAGTCCGTTGAACTCGTCAGCCCGATAGCTTGTTTTAAGCTGACAGCTGAACGCGCACGCGTGAGCCAAAAGCTCACGGCTAAAAGCTTACCTAAATACTTTGCCAAGAGGTATATTAGATAACAGATTTACCGTCTTACTTAGTCACAGGATTTTTCACAAATCGATTATGATTGCTATATTAGCGGTTTCACAAAATACTTAATTTTAATAATTTATTAATTAAATCTTTACAGTATGGTAATTGGTGAAACCAGATAGGGCGGGAAAAGATAGTATAACTAGTTACAAATTAAATCTACGACATATATCCTAAAAAATCAGCAATATGTCGTAAAAATTAGCAATTTTGAAAAGATAGGCTGGTTTTTCATTAGAATTTGAGGTAATTTAATTCGACAATAAATCTAAGTGATCAACCTAAGCCGTTGATTCTATCAGGGTGCTGAGCATTTCATAGTTGTATTCGTGTATTTCAGAGTGTATTTCGAGTAGTAAATGGAATTCCTTGAACTAATTAAGGGTGTTGCTCTAGAGCCAACTGACAATTCACTTAGAATTGACCTGAAGGATGCCAACTTAAGGGGTGCTGACTTAAGGGGTGCTGACTTAAGGGGTGCTGACTTAAGCAGAGCTGACCTAAGTGATGCCAATCTTAACGGTGCCCTGCTCAACGGAGCTGATTTGAGTCGTGCCTACCTTAGATGTGCGGATCTCAGTGATGCTAACCTGAGTGATGCCAACTTGATGGGTACTTATCTGAGTCGTACTGACCTCAGTCGTGCTAACCTAGGTGGTGCCAACCTGAGTAATGCCAACCTGATTGGTAGTCGAGTAGATAGTACTCAGTTTGGAGATAACTTAGGAATATCTCAGGATATCAAGCATGACCTAAAGGGACGAGGGGCAATCTTTGAGGAGTCTCCGAGTCTACGTTCTGGAATTCTTGTCTGTTCCTGACCAAACTATGGGCAGTGCTATACCAAGTACTAATTACGACTTAGCCCTCTCAGGGATTGTCCTTGCAGGAGGGCTGAGTTCTCGTATGGGTAGGGATAAAGCTTTGATTGCGATCAAGGGTGTGCCTTTACTGCGCAGAGTGTGTGATGTTGCCCTCAGCTGTATTGGTCAAGTCTCTGGTCAAGTCTCTGGTCAAGTCTCTGGTCAAGTCTATATCGTCACTCCCTGGCCAGAACGATACGTGGATATCTTACCTGAGACTTGTCGTGTCGTTCGGGAAGTGCCGTTACCAGAAGAGAGCACACCTCATGGTCCTTTGGTAGGATTTGCTCAAGGATTAGCTCATGTTGAAACAGATTGGGTACTGTTACTTGCCTGTGATTTACCCCAATTAAAAGCAGAGGTTGTGCAAGGTTGGGTCAAGCAGTTGCAGCAGACTCAGGAAAATGCGATTGACCAAAGGTCAAGCTACGCGAACGCACTCTTGCCACGAAACCCCAAGGGCTGGGAACCCCTGTGCGGTTTTTACCGACGCCAGTGTCTACCGAGCCTCACTGAGTTTATCAATCAAGGGGGAAGGTCATTTCAGCGTTGGTTGGCCCAGCATCCAGTACAGGAGTTACTAGTCAGCGACACTAGGCCATTTTTTAACTGCAATACCCCTGCTGACCTAGAACAGTTGGAAATACAGGACTAAGCAGTTCGGGTAACGCCTGAAATGCCTGGTTGTTTGATAGCAATTCTCTTTCCCATGAGGTACAAAGGGATCCCCCATTATCCCCCTTAAAAAGCAGGGCTGTTTCATTCTCGCCAAAAATAGATGGGGAGATGGGGAGATGGGGAGATGGGGAGAATTTTGGAGAAATAGTGGGAATTTTGGCCAAATTTATCTAACACTCATAGAAGGCTGAATCACGAATTGTTAGTCATTGGAGTTGCTTCCTCCCAACTAATTTGTCAGATTTTAATGACTAAATTGGCGGATTTTTCGGGAAATTTTAGTTTATTTCCCTATCCCCCTATCCCCCTATCCCCCTATCTCCAATAATCGTTAACTTATTAAAGTTTGAAACAGCCCTACCCTTAAAAAGGGGGACTTTGAGGTTGAGAAGTGTACCTCATACATGCAATAAACGCTATAACTATTTTTTTTATAAGCTGGTGACAGGATTCGAACCCGCGGCCAGCTGATTACAAATCAGCTGCTCTACCAACTGAGCTACACCAGCAATCTTTTTTAGTATAACACCTAACACAACAACCAGTATAACACTAATTATAATAGTAGGCAACTGGTTAAGTATAACACGACTACTGACTAAGGATCTAGTCAAAGCTAAACATCACCCCAGACCCTACACGCCACACTCCACAATCACGCTGGTGATCGGATGATGTTTAGCAATATTTTTTGAAGGTCCTAGTCACATCCTGCCGACGCTGACCCCGACCATTACAGCACGGGACTTATAGCTCCCCAGACCCGACCCTAGTTAACTTTTGCTCTTGGTTAGGGAAAAACCTACCTGTCTATTGGGTCGGCAGAAAGCTTTCCATTACAATTTATGGAATAACATATAGTTTCTTTTTATTTGTGTTAATTTATGTTTATTTGGGTAAAAACCTAGAGTAAAAATTATTGTTAATCATATGGCTAAAGTAACCGTAACTCTCTATATGGAAGAAAAAGACAAAGAAGCGCTTCAACGATTGGCAGATGCCGAGGAGCGCTCCTTGTCCCAAATGGCAGTACTAATTCTTAAACGAGCGATTAAAAAAGCTGAGCAGGCAGGAGACATCCCACCCAAAGAGTAATGAGTAAGGGGGTGACAAGCAGCCTTGTTAGCCTTACTGGGTGTAGGGTGTAGGGTGTAGGGTTTAGGGTTTAGGGTTTAGGGTGTAGGGTTTAGGGTTTAGGGTGTGGGGTGTGGGGAAAA includes:
- the rsmH gene encoding 16S rRNA (cytosine(1402)-N(4))-methyltransferase RsmH; this translates as MENEQLQTNTTPFFHVSVLSQELIEGLAICPGGHYLDATVGGGGHTELILAAAPDVEVTAIDRDANAIAAAKTRLASYGGRVHFWHGNFAEYQSNDRVFDGIIADLGVSSAQLDLPERGFSFRHAAQLDMRMDQSQSLTAKDIINNWGEVRLADVFYKYGEERLSRRMARRIVEKRPFQTTTELANAIASCVPPKYRYGRIHPATRVFQALRIVVNQELESLETFLDIVPHWLKPGGRLGIISFHSLEDRIVKHKFRELSTNCSLLRVLTKKPTVAQAEEIQHNPRARSAKLRFAERLELSIQD
- a CDS encoding cytochrome P450, with amino-acid sequence MFEHSWTILAFLVGTGISLLLWRWQQRQLALSSIYALPSPKGKWLTGNAMELLAAAKQGTYSLTIFRWMQQYGSMISLRIFTRPMVMVAKPQLIESILTEGQAQGIFTRSPSFYHAYKDVFGVHIGNQVGEAWKWRRQTAAPAFRASRFTQKFDLIRQGCQQVITQLQSSAQTGKEVQVDPLFVDLTMNIIAYFFLGVTFDKTSNFAGEPPFDAKRLYAALALLEKHVLLQTAGRSRWFKFLPTSEGREYRQAQDYLQQNLKPRVAMALQVARASEAESPSVSSSFQDSMLVQFAKNPQHDQDSLMAETRAFIFAGHDTTAHTMSFAVGELGLNPQVFQAAQQAVDQAWEKEGELNLSTLKHFDYIEAVVKETLRLHPVATGIPLVTTQETELDGVKMPKNVGVEPFFWAAGQDPEMFPKPEEFRPERWLQTETDQQPLPLLFGFSRGSHFCVGAPLALLEATVMLSLLLRHFNWELVNGRDSLEDVNQYLTVFPRDRMPIRFVSRTKSRA
- a CDS encoding AAA family ATPase, with the protein product MTDLLENLYNAFDPSQPLPAGDPVYVDCREVRGDGEIQVDLGKEMLLSKRETYHLYGGHRGAGKSTELFRLKQYLEQNNFYVVYFAADEEDVDSEDTQYTDILLACTRHLLEDLKDSANPRPLLNWLESRWQELKDLALTELAFDGLSAEAKISQYGKLTANLRAVPTLRQQIRQKINPHTVTLLKALNQFITEAKQNLPAGCTKLAVIADNLDRIVPVIQESNQTNHEEIFLDRSEQLKGLKCHIVYTVPISMLYSKRANDLRETYGYPQVLPMIMVRTKEGSLYEPGFNKIKEVISKRVGQFAPNRSLETDIFESPEALERLCLMSGGHVRNLLLLIQTAIARTETLPISLRAVQRAITDARDTYRRTVQDGQWSILADVYRSKQIHNNDQYRQLLFNRCLLEYQYFDEEGERQCWYDIHPLIKGIREFKEACAQLDSQP
- a CDS encoding tetratricopeptide repeat protein, which encodes MSYRAGCFNQERRGGKSGLAQKWCVTGRTIPTLALERKIRASQPLTHPTHSLLPTPYSLLPAPLQPMVNFTDADEDLPPASPEEQYQDLLRAVRRRRGFGLLFVRCSPAEAEKLVKQVKQDLPQKTIEVLRFEEPIDNLYSIVQDRPDFQHIKVLFIQGLEYSFYKYEETKCQQGWDSKAIYSYSWKGVPHILNHLNQHRERFREDFQICFVFLLRSFSLNYFIHRAPDFFDWRSGLFDFPSKSEECQQEDFQNQSLNPEERSKQIIAIKECLEAEHHTPEEQADLLVELGMLLVAAQEYEDAIANFDQALEIKPDDHQVWYSRGVALSILGRLEAGIDSFDQAVKIKPDYHEACYKQGNALSDLGRNEAAIKSYEKAVRIKPDLNQAWYKRGNALLDLGKNEAAIKSYHQALKFKSDFHQAWYNRGIALSELGNLEAGIESFDQALKFKLDFHQAWNSRGVALSELGNLEAGIESFEQALKFKPDDHEAWYNRGNTLSDLGRNEEAIDSYDQALKIKPDYHLAWNNRGIALSDLGRNEEAIDSYNQAFKFKPDLHQAWYNRGLALRKLGRNKAAIESFDQALKIKPDHHQALNNRGLAVWQLLRNEEAIDSYDQAVKIKPDDHQAWYKWGNYLSDLGDFEAALYSYDQTLKIKPDDHEALYNRGIVLSDLGRNQEAIDSFDQALKIKPDDYEALYNRGVALWKLGRNRAAIDSYDQALKIRRDLHQAWYNKACCYALQGHIDLALDNLQQAIDLNPEDSREMAKTDSDFETIRLHQRFQELINIKSGILGNRESVVGNRE
- a CDS encoding pentapeptide repeat-containing protein, yielding MEFLELIKGVALEPTDNSLRIDLKDANLRGADLRGADLRGADLSRADLSDANLNGALLNGADLSRAYLRCADLSDANLSDANLMGTYLSRTDLSRANLGGANLSNANLIGSRVDSTQFGDNLGISQDIKHDLKGRGAIFEESPSLRSGILVCS
- a CDS encoding molybdenum cofactor guanylyltransferase; protein product: MRSLRVYVLEFLSVPDQTMGSAIPSTNYDLALSGIVLAGGLSSRMGRDKALIAIKGVPLLRRVCDVALSCIGQVSGQVSGQVSGQVYIVTPWPERYVDILPETCRVVREVPLPEESTPHGPLVGFAQGLAHVETDWVLLLACDLPQLKAEVVQGWVKQLQQTQENAIDQRSSYANALLPRNPKGWEPLCGFYRRQCLPSLTEFINQGGRSFQRWLAQHPVQELLVSDTRPFFNCNTPADLEQLEIQD
- a CDS encoding ribbon-helix-helix domain-containing protein translates to MAKVTVTLYMEEKDKEALQRLADAEERSLSQMAVLILKRAIKKAEQAGDIPPKE